A genomic region of Betaproteobacteria bacterium contains the following coding sequences:
- a CDS encoding M81 family metallopeptidase: MNFVIAQMQHETNTFSPVPTPWEEFGPKGPYLGREAFEAMKGKGMAMAAFLDLAAKAGAEVVTPIAAWANPSGPVDGNAYDRICEAICSEVAKGCDAVLLDLHGAMVVADRTDDGEGTLLEKIRNIAPRTPIAVSLDLHANVTERMVRNCDVIAGYKTYPHVDQYESGQLAGSILLRMMKGEVKPVMAWGNAPILAQTLRQNTAEGAMKDFVDAARAAERDGLLAATAFGGFQMADIHDAGISVVTVADAGKSAAASACNAILEVAWAQKEDFIYRGQPLEQSIAQAKRMGEQSGGPILLLDHADNCASGSTQDTMYVLREALRQGLTGIAVAPIRDPEAVARMIEAGKNARVSLPVGGKMDMPSIRRKGEPLLLSGVIRTITDGEYTITGPQFTGMRCFMGRTVVLDTGTAQVVISERNQEPWDRGVFESAGIDPARQRYLLLKSRMYFRPVFLPIAKGMVFCDAPGVSSSDWTEFEYRKIRRPIYPLDENFANGRKAAAA; the protein is encoded by the coding sequence ATGAATTTCGTCATCGCCCAGATGCAGCACGAGACCAACACCTTCTCGCCGGTGCCGACGCCGTGGGAGGAGTTCGGGCCCAAGGGGCCGTACCTCGGACGCGAAGCTTTCGAGGCGATGAAGGGCAAGGGCATGGCCATGGCAGCGTTCCTGGACCTGGCTGCGAAGGCCGGCGCGGAGGTGGTCACGCCGATCGCCGCCTGGGCGAACCCGAGCGGGCCGGTGGACGGCAACGCCTATGACCGCATTTGCGAGGCGATTTGCAGTGAGGTTGCCAAGGGCTGCGATGCGGTGTTGCTCGACCTGCACGGCGCCATGGTGGTGGCGGACCGCACCGACGACGGCGAAGGCACGTTGCTCGAGAAAATCCGCAACATTGCACCACGCACGCCGATCGCGGTATCGCTGGACCTGCACGCCAACGTCACCGAACGCATGGTGCGCAACTGCGACGTCATCGCCGGGTACAAGACCTATCCGCACGTGGACCAGTACGAATCCGGGCAACTCGCCGGCTCCATCCTGCTGCGCATGATGAAGGGCGAGGTCAAGCCGGTGATGGCGTGGGGCAACGCGCCGATCCTGGCGCAGACGCTGCGCCAGAACACCGCCGAAGGTGCGATGAAGGATTTCGTCGACGCCGCCCGCGCGGCGGAACGCGACGGCCTGCTGGCCGCCACCGCATTCGGCGGCTTCCAGATGGCCGACATTCACGACGCCGGCATCAGCGTGGTCACCGTTGCGGACGCCGGCAAATCTGCAGCCGCGAGCGCGTGCAATGCGATCCTGGAAGTTGCCTGGGCGCAAAAGGAAGATTTTATCTACCGCGGACAGCCGCTTGAGCAGTCGATCGCGCAGGCGAAGCGCATGGGCGAACAGTCGGGTGGACCGATCCTGCTGCTGGATCACGCCGACAACTGCGCCTCCGGCTCAACGCAGGACACGATGTACGTGCTGCGCGAGGCGCTGCGCCAAGGCTTGACCGGCATCGCGGTGGCGCCGATCCGCGATCCGGAAGCCGTGGCGAGGATGATTGAGGCCGGCAAGAACGCGCGGGTATCGCTTCCAGTGGGCGGCAAAATGGACATGCCCTCGATCCGGCGCAAGGGGGAGCCTTTGCTGCTGAGCGGGGTCATCCGCACGATCACGGACGGCGAGTACACCATCACCGGCCCGCAGTTCACCGGGATGCGCTGCTTCATGGGCAGGACCGTGGTGCTCGACACCGGCACCGCGCAGGTCGTCATCTCCGAGCGCAATCAGGAACCGTGGGACCGCGGCGTGTTCGAAAGCGCCGGCATCGACCCCGCACGCCAGCGCTACCTGCTGCTGAAGTCGCGCATGTACTTCCGGCCGGTGTTCCTGCCGATCGCGAAGGGCATGGTGTTCTGTGACGCTCCCGGCGTGTCGTCCTCGGACTGGACCGAGTTCGAATACCGCAAGATCCGGCGACCGATCTATCCGCTGGATGAAAATTTTGCCAACGGCCGCAAGGCCGCGGCCGCATAA
- the hisD gene encoding histidinol dehydrogenase, translated as MAIFLKTGISAEQDAADIAKVRKTVEDILAGIEKRGDAAVRELSKKFDDWSPENFRMSKGEIEDCVRQLPKQVVDDIKFAQEQIRNFAQIQRDALRDVEVETLPGVVLGHKNIPVNSVGCYVPGGKYPLVASAHMSVVTARVAGVKRIIACAPPYQGEPHPAIVAAMHLGGADEIYTIGGVQAIGAMALGTATIKPTDMIAGPGNAFVAEAKRQLSGRVGIDLFAGPTETLIIADDTCDAEMCATDLLGQAEHGPNSPAILLTNSRKLAEDTIREVERQLQTLSTAAIAGQAWKDYGQVIICKDYAEMVREADRIASEHVQVMTKEPDYFLRNMTNYGALFLGPETNVSYGDKVIGTNHTLPTRKAARYTGGLWVGKFIKTCTYQRVKPEASAMIGEYCSRLCAVEGFAGHKAQADLRVKRYGRLRAA; from the coding sequence ATGGCCATTTTTCTGAAGACCGGCATTTCCGCCGAGCAGGACGCCGCGGACATTGCCAAGGTGCGCAAGACCGTCGAGGACATCCTCGCCGGCATCGAGAAACGCGGCGACGCAGCGGTGCGAGAGCTGTCGAAGAAATTCGACGACTGGTCGCCCGAGAATTTCCGCATGAGCAAGGGGGAGATCGAGGACTGCGTGCGCCAGTTGCCCAAACAAGTCGTCGATGACATCAAGTTCGCACAGGAGCAAATCCGCAATTTCGCGCAGATCCAGCGCGACGCATTGCGCGACGTCGAAGTTGAAACGCTGCCGGGCGTGGTGCTCGGGCACAAGAACATTCCGGTCAACAGCGTCGGCTGCTACGTGCCCGGCGGCAAGTATCCTCTGGTCGCTTCGGCGCACATGAGCGTCGTCACGGCGCGTGTGGCCGGGGTGAAGCGCATCATCGCCTGCGCGCCACCCTACCAGGGCGAGCCGCATCCGGCCATTGTCGCGGCGATGCATCTTGGCGGCGCAGACGAGATCTACACCATCGGCGGCGTGCAGGCAATCGGCGCCATGGCGCTGGGGACGGCGACCATCAAGCCGACCGACATGATTGCCGGCCCGGGAAACGCGTTCGTCGCGGAAGCCAAGCGCCAACTCTCCGGACGCGTCGGCATCGACTTGTTCGCCGGTCCGACGGAAACCCTGATCATCGCCGACGATACCTGCGATGCCGAGATGTGCGCGACCGATCTTCTCGGCCAGGCCGAACACGGACCGAACTCGCCGGCCATCCTGCTGACGAATTCGCGCAAGCTCGCCGAGGACACCATCAGGGAAGTCGAGCGGCAATTGCAGACCTTGTCGACCGCCGCGATCGCGGGCCAAGCCTGGAAAGACTATGGCCAGGTGATTATCTGCAAGGACTATGCGGAAATGGTCAGGGAAGCCGACCGCATCGCCTCCGAGCATGTGCAGGTGATGACCAAGGAGCCGGACTACTTCCTGCGCAACATGACCAACTACGGCGCTTTGTTCCTTGGCCCGGAGACCAACGTGTCTTACGGCGACAAGGTAATCGGCACCAACCACACGCTGCCCACGCGCAAGGCGGCGCGCTATACCGGCGGTTTGTGGGTCGGCAAGTTCATCAAGACCTGCACCTACCAGCGCGTGAAGCCCGAAGCGTCGGCGATGATCGGCGAATACTGCTCGCGGCTGTGCGCTGTCGAAGGGTTCGCGGGCCACAAGGCGCAGGCGGACCTGCGGGTCAAGCGCTACGGTCGCCTTCGCGCTGCCTAA
- a CDS encoding CoA-acylating methylmalonate-semialdehyde dehydrogenase: MKILPTAARPRPHNAQDRTVRGETNVNKPLNQASVLEELHHYIGGTEVAGRSGRHGDVYNPALGSVKARVPFAAEAEVSAAVEAAQKAFPAWAATPPLRRARVMFKFKELLDMHADRLAAIVTSEHGKVLSDAKGEVTRGIEVVEFACGIPHLLKGEYTEQVGTGVDSYSVRQPLGVCAGITPFNFPMMVPMWMYPIAIACGNTFVLKPSERDPSASLYVAKLLKEAGLPDGVFNVVHGDKVAVDALLHDPRISAVSFVGSTPIAEYIYRTGTASGKRVQALGGAKNHLVVMPDADLDQAVDALIGAAYGSAGERCMAISVAVAVGNIADKLVEKLAERTKALKIDTGTDDAAEMGPLVTRQHLDKVSGYVDLGVKEGAKLVVDGRGLKVKGHENGFFLGGCLFDQVKPDMTIYKEEVFGPVLAVTRVPDFEAAVDLVNKHEFGNGVSLFTRDGDCAREFAMRIQIGMVGINVPIPVPMAFHSFGGWKRSLFGDHYAYGPEGVRFYSHLKTITTRWPTGIRKGAEFVMPTMK, translated from the coding sequence ATGAAAATTTTGCCAACGGCCGCAAGGCCGCGGCCGCATAACGCACAAGACCGAACAGTCAGAGGAGAAACAAACGTGAACAAACCACTGAACCAGGCCTCAGTCCTGGAAGAACTTCACCACTACATAGGCGGAACCGAAGTCGCCGGCCGTAGCGGGCGCCACGGCGATGTCTACAATCCGGCGCTGGGCAGCGTGAAGGCCCGGGTGCCGTTCGCAGCCGAAGCGGAAGTCTCCGCTGCCGTCGAGGCGGCGCAGAAGGCATTCCCAGCTTGGGCCGCCACACCGCCGCTGCGTCGTGCGCGCGTGATGTTCAAGTTCAAGGAATTGCTGGACATGCACGCCGACAGGCTCGCCGCAATCGTCACCAGCGAGCACGGCAAGGTTTTATCCGACGCCAAAGGCGAAGTCACCCGTGGCATCGAAGTCGTCGAGTTCGCCTGCGGCATTCCGCACCTGCTCAAGGGCGAGTACACCGAACAGGTCGGCACCGGCGTGGACAGCTACTCCGTGCGCCAGCCGCTGGGCGTCTGCGCCGGCATCACCCCATTCAATTTCCCGATGATGGTGCCGATGTGGATGTACCCGATCGCCATCGCCTGCGGCAACACTTTTGTCCTCAAACCCTCCGAGCGCGATCCGTCGGCGAGCCTTTACGTGGCAAAGCTGCTGAAGGAAGCGGGATTGCCTGACGGCGTGTTCAACGTTGTGCACGGCGACAAGGTCGCAGTCGATGCGCTGCTGCACGATCCGCGTATCTCGGCGGTGAGCTTCGTCGGTTCTACGCCTATCGCAGAATACATCTACCGCACGGGTACCGCTTCAGGGAAACGGGTGCAGGCGCTAGGCGGCGCGAAGAACCATCTGGTCGTGATGCCGGATGCCGATCTCGATCAAGCCGTGGATGCGCTGATCGGCGCGGCCTACGGTTCCGCGGGCGAACGCTGCATGGCGATCTCGGTTGCGGTCGCCGTGGGAAATATCGCCGACAAGCTGGTGGAGAAACTTGCCGAACGCACCAAGGCGCTGAAGATCGACACCGGTACCGACGACGCGGCGGAAATGGGGCCGCTGGTCACGCGGCAGCATCTCGACAAAGTCAGCGGCTACGTGGATCTGGGCGTCAAGGAAGGCGCGAAACTGGTGGTGGACGGCCGCGGCCTCAAGGTCAAAGGCCACGAGAACGGCTTCTTCCTCGGTGGCTGCCTGTTCGACCAGGTCAAGCCGGACATGACGATCTACAAGGAAGAAGTGTTCGGCCCGGTGCTTGCGGTCACGCGCGTGCCCGATTTCGAAGCGGCGGTCGACCTGGTCAACAAACACGAATTCGGCAATGGCGTGTCGCTGTTCACGCGCGACGGCGACTGCGCGCGGGAATTCGCCATGCGCATCCAGATCGGCATGGTCGGCATCAACGTGCCGATCCCGGTGCCCATGGCCTTCCACAGCTTCGGCGGGTGGAAGCGTTCGCTGTTCGGCGATCACTATGCCTACGGTCCCGAGGGCGTGCGTTTCTATTCGCACCTGAAGACGATCACGACGCGCTGGCCGACCGGCATCCGCAAAGGCGCCGAGTTCGTCATGCCGACGATGAAGTAA
- a CDS encoding aspartate aminotransferase family protein, with protein MPDEKALRHLNASLNLDALWIPFTANRQFKAAPRLLVSAKDMYYQTHDGRKVLDGIAGLWAVNAGHCRRQIVDAIKQQAETIDYATGFQMHHPAAFQAAEKLVSITPQGLNRVFFTNSGSEAVDTALKIALAYHRVRGEGTRRILIGRERGYHGVGFGGISVGGMVGNRKTFGNMLGSVDHLRHTHDLARNAFSRGLPEYGAELADDLERLVQLHDASNIAAVIVEPVAGSTGVLLPPKGYLQKLRSLCDKYGILLIFDEVITGFGRTGKAFAAQTFGVTPDIITCAKALTNAAVPMGGVIVKQGIYDTFMEKGGPDAAIEFYHGYTYSGHPLAAAAACASLDLFRDEKLFERVAELAPYWEDAAHSLKGLPHVIDIRTIGLVVGIELQPMADKPGARAFEAFLRAYDKNVLIRTTGDTIAMSPPFIIEKAQIDQLFDTVRDVLKTLP; from the coding sequence ATGCCAGACGAAAAAGCCCTGCGCCATTTGAATGCTTCCCTGAATCTCGATGCGCTGTGGATCCCCTTCACCGCCAACCGCCAGTTCAAGGCCGCGCCGCGTTTGCTGGTGTCGGCCAAGGACATGTATTACCAGACCCATGACGGCCGCAAAGTGCTCGACGGCATCGCCGGCCTGTGGGCGGTCAATGCCGGCCACTGCCGCCGCCAGATCGTCGATGCGATCAAGCAACAGGCCGAAACCATCGATTACGCGACCGGATTCCAGATGCACCATCCCGCCGCCTTCCAGGCAGCGGAAAAACTGGTCTCGATCACGCCGCAGGGACTCAACCGGGTGTTCTTCACCAACTCCGGGTCCGAAGCGGTCGATACCGCGCTGAAAATCGCGCTCGCCTATCACCGCGTACGCGGCGAGGGCACCCGGCGCATCCTGATCGGGCGCGAACGCGGTTATCACGGCGTGGGCTTCGGCGGCATCTCGGTCGGCGGCATGGTCGGCAACCGCAAGACTTTCGGCAACATGCTGGGGTCGGTGGATCATCTGCGCCACACGCACGATCTTGCGCGCAACGCCTTCTCGCGCGGACTGCCCGAGTACGGCGCGGAACTCGCCGACGACCTGGAACGGCTGGTGCAACTGCACGACGCGTCCAATATCGCTGCGGTAATCGTCGAACCGGTTGCGGGCTCCACCGGCGTGCTGCTGCCGCCGAAGGGTTATCTGCAGAAGCTGCGCAGCCTCTGCGACAAATACGGCATCCTTCTGATATTCGACGAAGTCATCACCGGCTTCGGCCGGACCGGCAAAGCCTTTGCGGCGCAGACGTTCGGCGTGACGCCGGACATCATCACCTGCGCCAAGGCGTTGACCAATGCGGCCGTGCCCATGGGCGGCGTGATCGTGAAGCAAGGCATCTACGACACCTTCATGGAAAAAGGCGGTCCCGACGCGGCCATCGAGTTCTACCACGGGTACACCTACTCCGGCCATCCGCTGGCTGCCGCGGCCGCGTGCGCCTCCCTCGATCTGTTCCGGGACGAAAAGCTGTTCGAGCGCGTCGCCGAGCTGGCACCGTACTGGGAAGACGCAGCACATTCGCTCAAGGGACTGCCGCACGTGATCGACATCCGCACGATCGGACTGGTGGTCGGCATCGAACTGCAACCCATGGCCGACAAACCCGGCGCGCGCGCCTTCGAAGCTTTCCTGCGCGCCTACGACAAGAATGTCCTGATCCGTACCACCGGCGACACGATCGCGATGTCGCCTCCGTTCATCATCGAAAAGGCACAGATCGACCAGCTCTTCGATACCGTGCGCGACGTTTTGAAGACTCTTCCTTGA
- a CDS encoding pyridoxamine 5'-phosphate oxidase family protein, which produces MARIENADALRELIGSPGEMVPHKIHRELNARAIGFIGKSPMLMLSTADAGGRATVSPKGDPAGFVHVENSRTLLIPERKGNKLIFSLTNILANPAVGLLFLVPGTCETLRVRGEAELLDDPALCAKVSARGSKALLVIRVRVTECYFHCAKAFLRSDLWKPETWSEKMTISFGEEIAESGGIGRESIREFDQAVAGRYKTDL; this is translated from the coding sequence ATGGCCAGGATCGAAAACGCGGACGCGTTACGAGAACTGATCGGCTCGCCCGGTGAGATGGTGCCGCACAAGATCCATCGCGAACTGAATGCCCGCGCCATCGGGTTCATCGGCAAATCGCCGATGCTGATGCTGTCCACGGCGGACGCCGGAGGCCGGGCGACCGTTTCGCCGAAAGGCGATCCGGCCGGATTCGTGCACGTCGAAAACAGCCGCACGCTGCTGATTCCCGAACGCAAGGGCAACAAGCTGATTTTTTCGCTGACCAATATCCTCGCCAATCCCGCCGTCGGACTACTATTCCTGGTTCCCGGCACCTGCGAAACCTTGCGAGTCCGGGGCGAAGCGGAACTGCTCGACGATCCGGCGTTGTGCGCAAAGGTGTCGGCCCGCGGCAGCAAGGCGCTGCTGGTCATCCGCGTGCGCGTCACCGAATGCTACTTCCATTGCGCCAAGGCCTTCCTGCGCAGCGACTTGTGGAAACCGGAAACCTGGTCGGAGAAAATGACCATCTCCTTCGGCGAAGAAATCGCCGAGAGCGGCGGCATCGGCCGGGAGTCGATCCGCGAATTCGATCAGGCCGTCGCCGGCCGCTACAAAACCGACCTATGA
- a CDS encoding SUF system NifU family Fe-S cluster assembly protein → MSETKSLYSEVILDHIKNARNFHELADANRKAHGINPLCGDTFDVYARVEEGRVIDAAFQCECCGISMASASIMTETVKGKTVQEARTLYRSFEKLLRDPGATSNLHADSGQLPMLELIREFPSRVNCALLGWHTLDAALDGRESTTLGA, encoded by the coding sequence GTGTCGGAAACCAAGAGCCTCTACAGCGAAGTGATCCTCGATCACATCAAGAATGCGCGCAACTTCCATGAGCTGGCAGACGCCAATCGCAAGGCGCACGGCATCAATCCGCTGTGCGGCGATACCTTCGATGTTTACGCGAGGGTGGAAGAGGGCCGCGTCATCGACGCCGCGTTCCAGTGCGAGTGCTGCGGGATATCGATGGCGTCCGCGTCGATCATGACCGAAACGGTGAAAGGCAAGACGGTGCAGGAGGCAAGAACGCTGTACAGGAGTTTCGAGAAGTTGTTGCGCGACCCGGGTGCCACCTCGAATCTGCATGCCGATTCCGGCCAGTTGCCGATGCTGGAATTGATTCGCGAGTTTCCTTCGCGGGTGAATTGTGCGCTGCTGGGCTGGCACACGCTGGATGCCGCGCTCGACGGCCGCGAGAGCACGACGCTCGGCGCCTGA
- a CDS encoding SDR family oxidoreductase — MHGQVAVVIGGSGAIGSAICRHFAEAGATCIVTYNNGEQAAKDLTANLPGKGHSVAHVPVDDSAALDALADDVRAKHGRLDVLVNCAGITRYVPHDDLDALDDRLIDDIFRVNWRGPFAAVRAFRKLLAAGGDGLVINISSIAGVTAMGSNVAYCASKAALDSMTKSLARALAPEIRVVSVSPGLVDTDFVKGLDKKWRDEQAARTPLKRLATADEIGAAALAVVAHLHYSTGCIIAIDGGRPLA, encoded by the coding sequence ATGCATGGCCAAGTAGCGGTAGTGATCGGTGGCTCGGGCGCGATCGGCTCCGCGATCTGCCGGCATTTTGCGGAGGCGGGCGCGACCTGTATCGTCACTTACAACAACGGCGAGCAGGCGGCGAAGGATCTCACTGCGAACCTGCCCGGCAAGGGGCACTCCGTTGCACACGTACCGGTGGACGACAGCGCGGCGCTGGACGCATTGGCGGACGACGTGCGGGCGAAGCATGGCCGCCTCGACGTGCTGGTGAACTGTGCTGGCATTACCCGATACGTGCCTCATGACGATCTCGACGCGCTGGACGACCGGCTGATCGACGACATTTTTCGCGTGAACTGGCGCGGGCCGTTCGCCGCGGTGCGCGCATTCCGGAAATTGCTCGCCGCCGGCGGCGACGGCCTGGTCATCAACATTTCCTCGATTGCCGGCGTCACCGCCATGGGCAGCAACGTGGCCTATTGCGCATCCAAGGCGGCGCTCGATTCGATGACGAAGTCGCTGGCCCGCGCGCTGGCGCCGGAAATTCGTGTAGTCTCGGTATCGCCGGGTCTGGTGGATACCGATTTCGTGAAGGGGCTGGACAAGAAATGGCGCGACGAGCAGGCCGCGCGCACGCCGCTGAAGCGCCTGGCCACCGCCGACGAAATCGGCGCCGCCGCGCTGGCCGTCGTGGCCCACCTCCATTACTCCACCGGCTGCATCATCGCCATCGACGGCGGGCGGCCGCTCGCCTGA